A region of Acidobacteriota bacterium DNA encodes the following proteins:
- a CDS encoding sigma-70 family RNA polymerase sigma factor, translating into MIELEQNEHLEETEYDAIELDDEGLEVSEAFPRLTRENYVDRVRLDRVPTEGRQGEESAASADPLYIYYRSMSKIPLLTREQEVYLAKKIESAKLNTLRLLSLTPINTYKIMQLAEELQPAGAPASQAQSQDGGDEKKEGENEVTAEERTRLRMRQIRRILSRLEKLEAKYRVARESLQKSKSRSAKSKKDLEKIESNREAIFNSLQRIDFTENQIATLIDGVEEVLHRMEAAQGKIQPRSRRQRPSPKEVREARASIRQLEGQYLTNLEELRKIVALISENKTEMLHAKDQFVRSNLRLVLSIAKNYSYPGLDLLDLVQEGNIGLMKAVDKFNYRLGHKFSTYATWWIRQSITRAIADQGRTIRIPVHMVEAMNRVLKVANELTKRMGREPSVHELAKELKTPVAKVTQILKAAQEPISLEASIADNKDAVLNKFIEDKNAVSPDEDVMKHNLREVTDSALESLSPREQEIVRMRYGLNDNGKEYTLQEVGEIFQVTRERIRQIEEKALLKLRSPYRSNKLREFADFISTN; encoded by the coding sequence TGATTGAACTCGAACAGAACGAACATCTGGAAGAAACCGAGTACGATGCCATCGAACTGGACGACGAGGGGCTGGAAGTCTCCGAGGCGTTCCCGCGCCTGACGCGGGAAAATTACGTCGACAGGGTCCGGCTGGACCGCGTCCCCACCGAAGGCAGGCAGGGGGAGGAGTCCGCGGCCTCGGCCGACCCCCTGTACATCTATTACCGGAGCATGAGCAAAATCCCGCTGCTGACGCGCGAACAGGAAGTCTACCTCGCCAAGAAGATCGAATCGGCCAAGCTCAACACCCTGCGCCTGCTCTCGTTGACCCCGATCAACACCTACAAGATCATGCAGCTCGCCGAGGAACTGCAGCCCGCCGGCGCCCCGGCGTCCCAGGCCCAGTCGCAGGACGGGGGGGACGAGAAGAAGGAGGGCGAGAACGAGGTCACGGCCGAGGAGCGCACGCGGCTGCGCATGAGGCAGATCCGCCGGATCCTCTCCCGCCTGGAGAAGCTCGAGGCGAAGTACCGGGTGGCCCGGGAGAGCCTGCAGAAGTCCAAAAGCCGGAGCGCGAAGTCCAAAAAGGACCTGGAGAAGATCGAGAGCAACCGGGAGGCGATCTTCAATTCCCTGCAGCGGATCGATTTCACCGAAAACCAGATCGCCACCCTGATCGACGGCGTGGAAGAGGTGCTGCACCGGATGGAAGCGGCCCAGGGGAAGATTCAACCCCGCTCGCGGCGCCAGCGCCCGAGCCCCAAGGAGGTCCGGGAGGCGCGGGCGTCGATCCGGCAGCTCGAGGGGCAGTACCTGACCAATCTCGAAGAGCTGCGCAAGATCGTGGCCCTGATCAGCGAGAACAAGACGGAGATGCTGCACGCCAAGGACCAGTTCGTCCGCTCCAACCTCCGCCTGGTGCTGAGCATCGCCAAGAATTACTCCTACCCCGGGCTGGACCTGCTCGACCTGGTCCAGGAGGGGAACATCGGGCTCATGAAGGCGGTCGACAAGTTCAACTACCGCCTGGGGCACAAGTTCTCGACCTACGCCACCTGGTGGATCCGCCAGAGCATCACGCGCGCCATCGCGGACCAGGGGCGGACGATCCGCATCCCGGTGCACATGGTGGAAGCCATGAACCGGGTCCTCAAGGTGGCCAACGAGCTGACCAAGCGGATGGGGCGGGAACCCTCGGTTCACGAGCTGGCCAAGGAGCTGAAGACCCCGGTCGCGAAGGTGACGCAGATCCTGAAAGCGGCCCAGGAGCCGATCAGCCTCGAAGCCAGCATCGCGGACAACAAGGACGCCGTGCTCAACAAGTTCATCGAGGACAAGAACGCGGTGTCGCCCGACGAGGACGTCATGAAGCACAACCTGCGCGAGGTGACCGATTCGGCGCTCGAGTCCCTCTCCCCCAGGGAGCAGGAGATCGTGCGCATGCGCTACGGGCTGAACGACAACGGGAAGGAATACACCCTGCAGGAGGTGGGCGAGATTTTCCAGGTGACGCGCGAGCGGATCCGGCAGATCGAGGAGAAGGCCCTGCTCAAGCTCCGCAGCCCCTACCGTTCCAACAAGCTGCGCGAATTCGCCGATTTCATCAGCACGAACTAG